In a genomic window of Anomalospiza imberbis isolate Cuckoo-Finch-1a 21T00152 chromosome 5, ASM3175350v1, whole genome shotgun sequence:
- the ETFRF1 gene encoding electron transfer flavoprotein regulatory factor 1 produces the protein MANSLRGEVIKLYKNLLYLGREYPKGADYFRSRLKAAFLKNKDETDPEKIKQLIARGEFVIKELEALYFLRKYRAMKQRYYSDDKP, from the exons ATGGCCAATTCTTTAAGAGGTGAAGTGATAAAACTGTACAAAAAT CTGCTGTACCTTGGAAGGGAATATCCCAAAGGAGCAGACTACTTCAGAAGCCGTTTGAAAGCAGCTTTTCTAAAAAACAAAGATGAGACAGACCCTGAAAAAATTAAGCAGCTGATTGCCCGGGGAGAGTTTGTTATAAAGGAGCTGGAGGCTTTGTACTTCCTGAGGAAATACCGAGCCATGAAGCAGCGCTACTACAGCGACGACAAGCCCTGA